Proteins encoded together in one Ictidomys tridecemlineatus isolate mIctTri1 chromosome 3, mIctTri1.hap1, whole genome shotgun sequence window:
- the Dhx58 gene encoding ATP-dependent RNA helicase DHX58 isoform X2 produces the protein MELRPYQWEVIKPALEGKNIIIWLPTGAGKTRAAAYVAKRHLETVDGAKVVVLVNRVHLVTQHAEEFSRMLDGRWTMTTLSGDMGPRAGFGHMARSHDLVICTAELLQIALTSPEEEEHVELTAFSLIVVDECHHTRKDTIYNIILSRYLQHKLQRARPLPQVLGLTASPGTGGASKLSGAIDHILQLCANLDTWRIMSPEKYRSQLQEHSPKTCKQYDLCHRRRQDPFGDLLKKLMDQIHDHLEMPELSRDFGTQMYEQQVVELSKSAAEAGLQQRRVYAVHLRRYNDALLIHDTVRAVDALTSLQDFYHRERATKTQILRAERWLLALFDGHKDMLTRLATHGPKNPKLEMLEQILLKQFGSVDNPRGIIFTRTRQSAHSLLCWLQQQPGLQSVDIRAQMLIGAGNSSQTTHMTQRDQQEVIRKFRLGSLNLMVATSVAEEGLDIAQCNVVVRYGLLTNEISMVQARGRARAGQSLYSFVATEGSRELRRELTNEALEALMEQAVAAVQRMDQAEYQAKIRELQQAALIKRAARAAQQESQRQQFSAEHVQLLCINCMVAVGHGSDLRKVEGTHHVNVNPNFSFGVCR, from the exons ATGGAGCTGCGACCTTACCAGTGGGAGGTGATCAAGCCCGCCCTGGAGGGCAAGAACATCATCATATGGCTGCCCACTGGCGCAGGGAAGACCCGGGCAGCTGCTTATGTGGCCAAGAGGCATCTAGAGACTGTGGATGGAGCCAAGGTTGTGGTGCTAGTCAACAGG gtgCATCTGGTAACCCAGCATGCTGAGGAGTTCAGTCGCATGCTGGATGGACGCTGGACCATGACAACCCTGAGTGGGGACATGGGGCCACGAGCTGGCTTTGGCCACATGGCCCGAAGCCATGACCTGGTCATCTGTACAGCTGAGCTGCTACAGATTGCACTGACcagccctgaggaggaggagcacgTGGAACTCACAG CCTTCTCCTTGATTGTGGTGGATGAGTGTCACCACACACGCAAGGATACCATCTACAACATCATCCTCAGCCGGTACCTACAGCATAAGCTGCAGAGGGCGCGGCCCCTACCCCAGGTGCTGGGTCTCACAGCCTCCCCAGGCACTGGTGGGGCCTCCAAGCTCAGCGGGGCCATTGACCATATCCTACAG CTCTGTGCTAACTTGGATACATGGCGCATCATGTCACCTGAGAAATACCGCTCCCAGCTACAAGAGCACAGTCCAAAGACATGCAAGCAGTATGACCTCTGCCATAGGCGCAGGCAG GACCCATTTGGGGATTTGCTAAAGAAACTCATGGATCAAATCCACGACCACCTGGAGATGCCAGAGTTGAGCCGGGACTTTGGAACGCAGATGTACGAGCAGCAGGTGGTGGAGCTGAGCAAGTCTG CTGCCGAGGCCGGGCTCCAGCAGCGACGGGTGTATGCCGTTCACCTGCGGCGCTACAACGACGCACTGCTCATCCATGACACTGTCCGCGCAGTGGACGCCCTGACCTCTCTGCAGGATTTCTACCACAGGGAACGTGCCACCAAAACCCAGATCCTGCGCGCTGAGCGCTGGCTGCTGGCACTGTTCGATG GTCACAAGGATATGCTGACCCGATTGGCTACTCACGGCCCTAAGAACCCAAAACTAGAGATGCTCGAACAGATTCTGCTGAAGCAGTTCGGGAGCGTTGACAACCCCCGTGGCATCATCTTTACCCGAACCCGCCAGAGTGCTCACTCCCTCCTGTGCTGGCTCCAGCAGCAGCCCGGCCTGCAGTCAGTGGACATCAGGGCTCAGATGCTGATTGGAGCTGGGAACAGCAGCCAGACCACCCACATGACCCAG AGGGACCAGCAAGAAGTGATCCGGAAGTTCCGACTTGGCTCTCTGAACCTTATGGTAGCCACAAGCGTGGCTGAGGAGGGATTGGACATAGCCCAGTGCAATGTGGTTGTGCGTTATGGGCTCCTCACCAATGAAATCTCCATGGTCCAG GCAAGGGGCCGAGCCCGGGCTGGTCAGAGCTTGTACTCATTTGTGGCGACAGAGGGCAGTCGGGAACTGCGGAGGGAGCTGACCAATGAGGCGCTGGAGGCTCTGATGGAGCAGGCAGTGGCAGCTGTGCAGAGGATGGACCAGGCTGAGTACCAGGCCAAG ATCCGGGAACTGCAGCAGGCAGCCCTGATCAAGCGAGCAGCCCGGGCCGCCCAACAGGAGAGTCAGAGGCAGCAGTTTTCAGCGGAGCATGTGCAACTACTCTGCATCAACTGTATGGTGGCAGTGGGCCATGGGAGTGACCTGCGGAAAGTAGAGGGCACCCACCACGTCAATGTGAACCCCAACTTCTC GTTTGGGGTCTGCAGATGA
- the Dhx58 gene encoding ATP-dependent RNA helicase DHX58 isoform X1 codes for MELRPYQWEVIKPALEGKNIIIWLPTGAGKTRAAAYVAKRHLETVDGAKVVVLVNRVHLVTQHAEEFSRMLDGRWTMTTLSGDMGPRAGFGHMARSHDLVICTAELLQIALTSPEEEEHVELTAFSLIVVDECHHTRKDTIYNIILSRYLQHKLQRARPLPQVLGLTASPGTGGASKLSGAIDHILQLCANLDTWRIMSPEKYRSQLQEHSPKTCKQYDLCHRRRQDPFGDLLKKLMDQIHDHLEMPELSRDFGTQMYEQQVVELSKSAAEAGLQQRRVYAVHLRRYNDALLIHDTVRAVDALTSLQDFYHRERATKTQILRAERWLLALFDGHKDMLTRLATHGPKNPKLEMLEQILLKQFGSVDNPRGIIFTRTRQSAHSLLCWLQQQPGLQSVDIRAQMLIGAGNSSQTTHMTQRDQQEVIRKFRLGSLNLMVATSVAEEGLDIAQCNVVVRYGLLTNEISMVQARGRARAGQSLYSFVATEGSRELRRELTNEALEALMEQAVAAVQRMDQAEYQAKIRELQQAALIKRAARAAQQESQRQQFSAEHVQLLCINCMVAVGHGSDLRKVEGTHHVNVNPNFSIYYNVSREPVVIDRVFKDWRPGGTISCRNCGEVWGLQMIYKSVNLPALRIRSVLLETPRGRIQAKKWSRVPFPVADFNILEDSAQGLSDLSLE; via the exons ATGGAGCTGCGACCTTACCAGTGGGAGGTGATCAAGCCCGCCCTGGAGGGCAAGAACATCATCATATGGCTGCCCACTGGCGCAGGGAAGACCCGGGCAGCTGCTTATGTGGCCAAGAGGCATCTAGAGACTGTGGATGGAGCCAAGGTTGTGGTGCTAGTCAACAGG gtgCATCTGGTAACCCAGCATGCTGAGGAGTTCAGTCGCATGCTGGATGGACGCTGGACCATGACAACCCTGAGTGGGGACATGGGGCCACGAGCTGGCTTTGGCCACATGGCCCGAAGCCATGACCTGGTCATCTGTACAGCTGAGCTGCTACAGATTGCACTGACcagccctgaggaggaggagcacgTGGAACTCACAG CCTTCTCCTTGATTGTGGTGGATGAGTGTCACCACACACGCAAGGATACCATCTACAACATCATCCTCAGCCGGTACCTACAGCATAAGCTGCAGAGGGCGCGGCCCCTACCCCAGGTGCTGGGTCTCACAGCCTCCCCAGGCACTGGTGGGGCCTCCAAGCTCAGCGGGGCCATTGACCATATCCTACAG CTCTGTGCTAACTTGGATACATGGCGCATCATGTCACCTGAGAAATACCGCTCCCAGCTACAAGAGCACAGTCCAAAGACATGCAAGCAGTATGACCTCTGCCATAGGCGCAGGCAG GACCCATTTGGGGATTTGCTAAAGAAACTCATGGATCAAATCCACGACCACCTGGAGATGCCAGAGTTGAGCCGGGACTTTGGAACGCAGATGTACGAGCAGCAGGTGGTGGAGCTGAGCAAGTCTG CTGCCGAGGCCGGGCTCCAGCAGCGACGGGTGTATGCCGTTCACCTGCGGCGCTACAACGACGCACTGCTCATCCATGACACTGTCCGCGCAGTGGACGCCCTGACCTCTCTGCAGGATTTCTACCACAGGGAACGTGCCACCAAAACCCAGATCCTGCGCGCTGAGCGCTGGCTGCTGGCACTGTTCGATG GTCACAAGGATATGCTGACCCGATTGGCTACTCACGGCCCTAAGAACCCAAAACTAGAGATGCTCGAACAGATTCTGCTGAAGCAGTTCGGGAGCGTTGACAACCCCCGTGGCATCATCTTTACCCGAACCCGCCAGAGTGCTCACTCCCTCCTGTGCTGGCTCCAGCAGCAGCCCGGCCTGCAGTCAGTGGACATCAGGGCTCAGATGCTGATTGGAGCTGGGAACAGCAGCCAGACCACCCACATGACCCAG AGGGACCAGCAAGAAGTGATCCGGAAGTTCCGACTTGGCTCTCTGAACCTTATGGTAGCCACAAGCGTGGCTGAGGAGGGATTGGACATAGCCCAGTGCAATGTGGTTGTGCGTTATGGGCTCCTCACCAATGAAATCTCCATGGTCCAG GCAAGGGGCCGAGCCCGGGCTGGTCAGAGCTTGTACTCATTTGTGGCGACAGAGGGCAGTCGGGAACTGCGGAGGGAGCTGACCAATGAGGCGCTGGAGGCTCTGATGGAGCAGGCAGTGGCAGCTGTGCAGAGGATGGACCAGGCTGAGTACCAGGCCAAG ATCCGGGAACTGCAGCAGGCAGCCCTGATCAAGCGAGCAGCCCGGGCCGCCCAACAGGAGAGTCAGAGGCAGCAGTTTTCAGCGGAGCATGTGCAACTACTCTGCATCAACTGTATGGTGGCAGTGGGCCATGGGAGTGACCTGCGGAAAGTAGAGGGCACCCACCACGTCAATGTGAACCCCAACTTCTC GATCTACTATAATGTCTCCCGGGAGCCCGTGGTCATTGACAGAGTCTTTAAGGACTGGAGACCAGGGGGTACCATTAGCTGCAGGAACTGTGGTGAG GTTTGGGGTCTGCAGATGATCTACAAGTCCGTGAATCTACCAGCACTCAGAATCCGCAGCGTGCTGCTGGAGACCCCCCGAGGGCGGATCCAGGCCAAAAAATGGTCCCGAGTGCCCTTCCCAGTGGCTGACTTCAACATCCTGGAAGACTCTGCCCAGGGCCTGTCTGATCTTTCCCTGGAATGA